In a genomic window of Paramicrobacterium chengjingii:
- a CDS encoding sugar ABC transporter permease, whose protein sequence is MSTSTMIPRTGVSAIPAKRPFRFGTWFRATGWRHLVGVITVIYAVFPLLYVLSASLNPNGTLLSSNGLFAKIGLDSYVTLFTSPQQPYASWFGNTLFIGLSTSVCTVFLGALAAYCFSRMRFAGRRFGLVSLLVVQIFPQLLAVVAIFLLLNTIGDIFPVLGIDNQIALIVVYLGGALGVNTYLMYGFFNTVPTALDEAAKIDGAGHARIFFTIILRLVAPILAVVGLLSFIASTNDFVIASIVLVTPEKQTLAVGLYQFVSQEFTSNWSVFAAGAVLAALPVMALFLYLQKYIVGGLTAGSVK, encoded by the coding sequence CCGCTTCGGCACCTGGTTTCGTGCCACCGGCTGGCGCCACCTCGTGGGGGTTATCACGGTGATCTACGCCGTGTTTCCGCTGCTGTACGTGCTGAGCGCCTCGTTGAACCCCAACGGCACGCTCCTGAGTTCCAACGGTCTCTTCGCGAAGATCGGGCTCGACAGCTATGTCACGCTCTTCACCTCGCCGCAGCAGCCCTACGCCTCGTGGTTCGGCAATACGTTGTTCATCGGTCTGTCGACGTCGGTGTGCACGGTCTTTCTCGGTGCCCTCGCCGCTTACTGCTTCAGCCGCATGCGCTTTGCCGGGCGGCGGTTCGGTCTGGTCTCTCTTCTGGTCGTGCAGATCTTTCCGCAGCTGCTCGCCGTTGTCGCGATCTTTCTGCTTCTCAATACGATCGGCGACATCTTTCCCGTGCTCGGAATCGACAACCAGATTGCGCTCATCGTTGTCTATCTCGGCGGCGCCCTCGGCGTGAACACGTACCTGATGTACGGGTTCTTCAACACAGTGCCCACAGCGCTCGACGAGGCAGCGAAGATCGACGGCGCGGGCCATGCGCGCATCTTCTTTACGATCATTCTGCGACTCGTCGCGCCGATTCTCGCCGTTGTGGGGCTGCTGTCGTTCATCGCATCGACAAACGACTTCGTCATTGCGAGCATCGTGCTGGTCACGCCAGAGAAGCAGACGCTCGCCGTCGGGCTCTATCAGTTTGTCTCGCAGGAGTTCACGAGCAACTGGAGCGTCTTCGCCGCCGGTGCCGTGCTCGCGGCGTTGCCCGTGATGGCGCTGTTTCTCTACCTGCAGAAGTACATTGTCGGCGGTCTTACCGCCGGCTCTGTTAAATAG
- a CDS encoding glycoside hydrolase family 13 protein, protein MNTALEPHHDGSPLYVSTQHPHLGEAVVMRLRVPRALGKLQGVRVRSNPDREPVFAVAQLAASASGWDWWQAEVTVANRVHGYRWLLRLDDGTDMWVNARGVFTVETLDSDDFRLVAADGPPEWVASTVMYQVFPDRFWRSDAGESRPAPEWAVPAAWSDELRLDPPARSTQFYGGDLDGIVERLDHLERLGVTMIYLTPVFPARSNHRYDATSFDMVDPLLGGDEALIRLVEAAHARGLKVIGDLTSNHSGDAHEWFTAARGNPAAPESDFYYWRDAEHEQYESWLGVPSLPKFNWNSRELRRRFIEGDDSVVATWLKAPYSLDGWRIDVANMTGRHGDDDLNAEVRQTIRRTMVDINPDTILLAESTNDASSDFQGDAWHGAMTYANFTRPLWGWLSEPLGDAGGGLGMAMQTIPRYDGWQFYAAHRQFSAGFPWRVRLGNMNALDTHDTPRFLTRALPGTLPVAVGMSVTLPGIPVVWAGDEFGLTGEDGEASRTPIPWHAADAASDTIDLYAELIALKREHSALNGGGIRWVHVSADVLAYVREDALQSLLVVSARANVEVDLPIEAIPTPDAAEQLFGSLDLAASADSIRISGSGPAFAVWRTAGVTAE, encoded by the coding sequence ATGAACACCGCGCTCGAGCCGCACCACGATGGTTCGCCGCTCTACGTTTCGACACAGCATCCGCATCTGGGCGAAGCCGTCGTGATGCGCCTGCGGGTTCCTCGCGCACTCGGCAAGCTTCAGGGCGTGCGCGTGCGATCGAACCCCGACAGAGAGCCCGTCTTCGCCGTCGCTCAACTGGCAGCATCCGCCAGCGGCTGGGACTGGTGGCAGGCCGAGGTGACCGTCGCAAACCGCGTGCACGGCTACCGTTGGCTGCTGCGTCTCGACGACGGAACCGACATGTGGGTAAACGCCCGCGGGGTGTTCACCGTAGAGACGCTCGACAGCGACGATTTTCGGCTCGTCGCTGCAGACGGGCCACCCGAGTGGGTTGCATCGACAGTGATGTATCAGGTGTTTCCCGACCGATTCTGGCGATCGGATGCTGGTGAGTCACGCCCGGCTCCGGAGTGGGCTGTGCCCGCTGCCTGGTCAGACGAGCTGCGCCTCGACCCGCCGGCACGATCAACCCAGTTCTACGGCGGAGACCTCGACGGCATCGTGGAGCGCCTCGATCATCTCGAGCGCCTCGGCGTGACCATGATCTACCTCACCCCGGTGTTCCCCGCGCGGTCAAACCATCGGTACGACGCGACGAGCTTCGACATGGTCGACCCGCTGCTCGGCGGCGACGAAGCGCTGATTCGCCTGGTCGAGGCCGCCCACGCGCGCGGACTGAAAGTGATCGGCGATCTGACGAGCAACCACTCGGGCGACGCACACGAATGGTTTACGGCTGCGCGTGGCAACCCCGCTGCGCCGGAGAGCGATTTCTACTATTGGCGGGATGCCGAGCATGAGCAGTACGAGTCCTGGCTCGGAGTGCCCAGTCTTCCCAAATTCAACTGGAACTCTCGTGAGCTGCGCCGTCGGTTCATCGAGGGAGATGACTCCGTCGTGGCGACGTGGCTGAAAGCGCCATACTCTCTCGACGGCTGGCGCATCGATGTGGCGAACATGACGGGGCGGCACGGCGACGACGACCTCAACGCGGAGGTGCGGCAGACTATCCGCCGCACAATGGTCGACATCAACCCCGACACCATCCTGCTCGCCGAGTCGACAAACGACGCATCGAGTGATTTCCAGGGCGATGCGTGGCATGGCGCCATGACGTACGCCAACTTTACTCGCCCGCTGTGGGGCTGGCTGTCTGAGCCGCTCGGCGACGCCGGGGGAGGCCTCGGCATGGCGATGCAGACGATTCCGCGTTACGACGGCTGGCAGTTTTACGCCGCACATCGACAGTTCAGCGCGGGGTTCCCCTGGCGTGTGCGTCTGGGCAACATGAACGCCCTCGACACGCACGACACCCCGCGGTTCCTCACGAGGGCATTGCCTGGCACACTCCCGGTTGCCGTGGGCATGTCGGTAACGCTGCCGGGCATTCCCGTGGTGTGGGCGGGCGACGAGTTTGGGCTCACGGGCGAAGACGGCGAGGCGTCGCGCACGCCGATTCCGTGGCACGCCGCCGATGCGGCATCCGACACCATCGATCTGTATGCCGAGCTCATCGCTCTCAAACGCGAACATTCAGCGCTGAACGGCGGCGGAATCCGTTGGGTGCACGTGAGCGCCGATGTTCTCGCGTATGTGCGCGAAGATGCTTTGCAGTCGTTGTTGGTCGTTTCCGCGCGTGCGAATGTCGAGGTCGACCTGCCAATCGAGGCCATTCCAACACCGGATGCCGCGGAGCAGCTGTTCGGCAGCCTCGACCTCGCGGCGAGCGCTGACAGCATCCGAATTTCGGGCTCCGGGCCGGCCTTCGCGGTGTGGCGCACGGCCGGTGTCACCGCGGAATGA
- a CDS encoding short-chain fatty acid transporter, with protein sequence MSTAPAPEKPTGRRSVMRPINRFLERWIPSALTFAIVLTIIVAILAMTLTQTSPVDVVVGWGDGLSGLLAFMTQMCLILLLGYMLANTRPVKKLLGWLAGVPTGPGTAYVFVFVIGAIASLITWGLGLIVGTLLAREIAVQSRRRGYKVHFPLLVAAGYSGFVVWHMGYSGSGPLTAATPDSFLAPALGGEVIPVTETIFASWNMLAALAVIVVVALLFFLIRPKSGDPIYELPDAVGSEKHDEADESVVTPADRVDASRILTLLLGLGLVGYLAVHFIQGGTLTLDIVNWSFLALILLLVKNPFELIHLTKRAASNVGEILLQFPLYAGILGIMSSSGLIKLFSDAFVSISTPTTFGVLALLSAGIVNFFVPSGGGQFAVQGPIMIDAAHQLGVDPSIAIMAVAYGDQWTNMIQPFWALPVLAIAGLKMRDILGYTFVTLLGSGVVMAAVLLIVSL encoded by the coding sequence ATGTCGACTGCACCCGCACCTGAGAAGCCGACCGGCCGACGGAGCGTCATGCGTCCAATCAACCGGTTTCTTGAGCGCTGGATTCCCTCGGCGCTCACCTTCGCCATTGTTCTGACGATCATTGTCGCGATCCTCGCGATGACGCTCACGCAGACCAGCCCTGTCGACGTCGTCGTTGGCTGGGGCGATGGCCTCTCGGGCCTTCTCGCGTTCATGACGCAAATGTGTCTGATTCTGCTGCTCGGATACATGCTCGCCAACACCCGGCCGGTCAAGAAGCTGCTCGGCTGGCTGGCTGGCGTACCCACGGGCCCGGGAACAGCGTACGTGTTCGTCTTCGTCATCGGGGCCATTGCGAGCCTCATCACCTGGGGACTCGGTCTGATCGTCGGCACGTTGCTCGCACGAGAGATCGCTGTGCAGTCGCGTAGGCGCGGGTACAAAGTGCACTTTCCGCTGCTCGTCGCTGCCGGATACTCAGGCTTCGTCGTCTGGCACATGGGATATTCCGGCTCGGGCCCCCTCACCGCCGCAACTCCCGACTCGTTTCTCGCTCCCGCACTCGGCGGCGAGGTGATCCCCGTCACCGAGACCATATTCGCATCGTGGAATATGCTCGCCGCCCTCGCGGTGATCGTCGTCGTTGCGCTTCTCTTCTTCCTCATCCGGCCCAAGAGCGGCGACCCCATCTATGAACTGCCGGATGCTGTCGGCTCGGAGAAGCATGACGAGGCCGACGAGTCCGTCGTCACGCCTGCTGACCGCGTCGACGCGTCGCGCATTCTCACACTGCTGCTCGGCCTCGGCCTCGTCGGGTATCTCGCCGTGCACTTCATCCAGGGCGGAACCCTCACGCTCGACATCGTCAACTGGTCGTTCCTCGCATTGATTCTGCTGCTCGTCAAGAATCCGTTCGAGCTGATTCATCTCACCAAGAGGGCGGCGTCGAACGTCGGTGAGATTCTGCTGCAGTTCCCTCTCTATGCCGGAATTCTCGGAATCATGTCGTCGTCGGGGCTCATCAAACTCTTCTCTGACGCGTTCGTGTCGATTTCGACGCCCACAACGTTCGGCGTTCTCGCGCTGCTATCAGCGGGCATCGTCAACTTCTTCGTGCCATCTGGCGGCGGCCAGTTCGCCGTGCAGGGTCCGATCATGATCGATGCGGCGCACCAGCTGGGCGTCGATCCGTCGATCGCGATCATGGCCGTTGCCTATGGCGACCAGTGGACGAACATGATTCAGCCGTTCTGGGCGCTGCCGGTGCTCGCGATCGCCGGGCTCAAGATGCGCGACATTCTGGGTTATACGTTCGTCACGCTGCTCGGCTCCGGTGTCGTGATGGCGGCTGTGCTGCTCATCGTGAGCCTCTGA
- a CDS encoding LysR family transcriptional regulator yields the protein MAHLPDLTALALLCAVSEHGSLSAAAQSLDMAQPNASRTLRRLEADLGFRLIDRGPRGSTLTNHGAMVADWAADVVAESRNFQSAAEALRDSERSHLTVAASKTVAEALLPRWLAALRAERPQLELHLAAQNSEEVQDAVAAGRADVGFVESPGVRRGLRSAEVARDRLVIVVAPQHPWATRRRAITDAELARTPLVVRESGSGTRTTLESAIAHLDPVPPTLELDSNAAVRISVASGAGPAVLSELAVADAVRSGGLVIVPTESEFARCMRAVWLPGSVHEAAELLIGIARRARIAR from the coding sequence ATGGCACATCTTCCCGATCTGACGGCGCTCGCTCTTCTTTGCGCCGTCTCCGAGCACGGAAGCCTGAGCGCTGCCGCGCAGAGCCTCGACATGGCTCAACCCAATGCGTCACGCACGCTTCGGCGACTTGAAGCCGATCTCGGCTTCAGGCTCATCGATAGGGGGCCGCGTGGGTCGACACTGACCAACCACGGCGCGATGGTTGCAGACTGGGCAGCCGACGTCGTGGCTGAATCACGAAACTTCCAGTCGGCTGCCGAGGCGTTGCGCGATTCGGAGCGATCGCATCTCACTGTCGCGGCGAGCAAGACTGTCGCCGAGGCACTTTTGCCACGGTGGCTCGCCGCGCTCAGGGCCGAACGTCCACAGCTCGAACTGCATCTCGCCGCCCAGAACTCAGAGGAGGTGCAGGATGCTGTCGCGGCAGGTCGCGCCGACGTGGGCTTCGTCGAGTCACCCGGTGTTCGCCGCGGGCTTCGCAGCGCCGAGGTCGCGCGAGACCGCCTCGTGATCGTGGTCGCGCCACAGCATCCATGGGCAACCCGCCGTCGCGCGATCACCGATGCCGAGCTTGCGCGAACCCCGCTCGTTGTTCGTGAATCGGGTTCTGGAACCCGCACGACGCTCGAATCCGCGATCGCGCATCTCGACCCTGTCCCCCCGACGCTTGAGCTCGACAGCAACGCCGCAGTGCGCATCAGCGTCGCCTCCGGTGCAGGCCCTGCTGTGTTGAGCGAACTTGCGGTCGCCGATGCTGTGCGCTCTGGTGGTCTCGTCATTGTGCCGACGGAAAGTGAGTTCGCTCGATGCATGCGCGCAGTGTGGCTGCCCGGCAGCGTGCACGAGGCCGCAGAGCTGCTCATCGGCATCGCCCGTCGCGCGCGCATCGCCCGGTAG
- a CDS encoding YeiH family protein, translating to MSNSTAPVHEPQTRRRNRIGALLPGLGLCAVAVVAALTVNHLVPAVSALLIAIVLGMLLRNLVPLPAVFDAGLAFSAKKLLRLGVVLLGLQLVVGDILGLGAGVIVVVIAIVVGGIVSTLLIGKLMGISFTQRLLIACGFSICGAAAVAAVDGVVEPDDDEEVVTAIALVVLFGTLMIPLVPLAAGALGLGSHDAGLWAGGSIHEVAQVVAAGGIIGGGALGVAVIVKLARVLMLAPVMAVISAVRRRQSAGSGGKRPPIMPLFVFGFIVMVALRSIGLVPAGIVDAASVVQNALLASAMFALGAGVKIRNLVKVGPKPFALAACSTIVVAGIALAGVMIVA from the coding sequence ATGTCGAACTCCACTGCTCCGGTACACGAACCTCAGACACGACGGCGAAACAGGATCGGTGCCCTCCTTCCCGGACTCGGGCTCTGTGCCGTCGCCGTCGTTGCGGCGCTCACGGTGAATCACCTGGTGCCTGCCGTGAGTGCGCTTCTGATTGCCATCGTGCTCGGAATGCTGTTGCGCAACCTCGTTCCCCTTCCCGCAGTGTTCGATGCGGGGTTGGCGTTCTCAGCAAAGAAGCTCCTGCGGCTCGGTGTCGTGCTGCTGGGGCTTCAGCTGGTGGTCGGAGACATCCTCGGGCTCGGCGCAGGGGTGATTGTTGTGGTGATTGCGATCGTCGTCGGCGGAATCGTCTCAACGCTGCTGATCGGCAAGCTTATGGGCATCAGTTTCACGCAGAGACTGCTCATCGCTTGTGGTTTCTCGATCTGCGGTGCCGCAGCCGTCGCAGCCGTCGACGGCGTCGTCGAGCCCGATGACGACGAAGAGGTGGTCACGGCAATCGCGCTCGTGGTGCTCTTCGGAACCCTGATGATCCCTCTCGTTCCCCTTGCAGCTGGGGCGCTCGGGCTCGGTTCTCATGACGCCGGGCTCTGGGCGGGCGGCTCGATCCACGAGGTCGCGCAGGTGGTTGCCGCGGGAGGGATCATCGGTGGAGGGGCGCTCGGGGTCGCCGTGATCGTCAAGCTGGCGCGCGTGCTGATGCTCGCCCCCGTCATGGCGGTGATCAGCGCCGTTCGCCGCCGTCAGAGCGCGGGGTCGGGCGGTAAGCGACCTCCGATCATGCCGCTGTTCGTCTTCGGATTCATCGTGATGGTCGCTCTGCGGTCGATTGGGCTTGTTCCCGCTGGCATCGTCGATGCGGCATCCGTGGTTCAGAATGCACTGCTCGCTTCGGCCATGTTCGCGCTTGGCGCCGGTGTGAAGATCCGCAACCTTGTGAAGGTCGGCCCGAAGCCGTTCGCGCTCGCCGCGTGCAGCACGATCGTGGTCGCCGGCATTGCGCTCGCCGGAGTCATGATCGTCGCCTGA